Proteins from a genomic interval of Vicinamibacterales bacterium:
- a CDS encoding aminotransferase class I/II-fold pyridoxal phosphate-dependent enzyme has translation MPVTSAPIRTAKRVDRFTYAIRNIVGEAKKVEQTGMTVRYLNIGDPNQFGFLTPPHLIEAVAKAMRDGHNGYTPSPGIAEAREAAAADFAARGVNVSADRVLITTGTSEGIELALTGIVDEGEEVLVPSPTYPLYTAVLAKIGARPAYYRTDHTREWMPDLDHIRSLINPKTRALVVIDPNNPTGAIYPEPMRRALIALAEEHGLVILADEVYGDLAYDGPVPPMAALDNHAPIISYSSLSKAYLAPGWRAGWMAVGSSPRLDPALAAIKKLADGRLCSPGPMQYAVTAALTGDRSHQIAFRQQLRERAELTTARMNAIPGISCVAPRGAFYAMPKVELPGGKTDVDFVLGLLRAKGILTVYGSGFGTAPGDGFFRIVFLASPKELGAIYDDVDAFTRQFLGA, from the coding sequence ATGCCTGTCACCTCCGCGCCGATCAGGACCGCGAAGCGAGTCGATCGTTTCACCTACGCCATCCGCAACATCGTTGGCGAGGCGAAAAAGGTGGAGCAGACCGGCATGACGGTGCGGTACCTCAACATCGGGGATCCGAACCAGTTCGGGTTTCTCACGCCGCCGCACCTGATCGAGGCGGTGGCGAAGGCGATGCGCGATGGCCACAACGGCTACACGCCGTCGCCCGGCATTGCGGAAGCGCGTGAGGCGGCGGCGGCCGACTTCGCCGCCCGCGGCGTCAACGTCTCGGCGGATCGCGTGTTGATCACCACGGGCACCTCCGAAGGCATCGAACTGGCGCTCACCGGCATCGTCGATGAGGGCGAAGAAGTGCTGGTGCCGTCGCCGACCTATCCGCTCTACACCGCGGTGCTCGCGAAGATCGGCGCCCGGCCGGCCTACTACCGCACCGATCACACGCGCGAGTGGATGCCGGACCTCGATCACATCCGCAGCCTGATCAACCCGAAGACGCGCGCGCTCGTCGTGATCGATCCGAACAACCCGACCGGCGCGATCTATCCCGAGCCGATGCGGCGCGCGCTGATCGCCCTGGCCGAGGAACATGGCCTGGTCATCCTCGCCGACGAGGTCTACGGCGATCTCGCCTACGACGGCCCCGTGCCGCCGATGGCGGCGCTCGACAACCACGCGCCGATCATTTCGTATTCGAGCCTGTCGAAGGCCTACCTCGCGCCGGGGTGGCGGGCCGGGTGGATGGCGGTGGGCTCGTCGCCGCGGCTCGATCCCGCGCTGGCCGCCATCAAGAAGCTCGCCGACGGACGCCTCTGCAGCCCCGGCCCCATGCAGTACGCGGTCACCGCCGCGCTCACCGGCGACCGCTCGCATCAAATCGCATTCCGGCAACAGCTGCGCGAGCGCGCGGAGCTGACCACCGCGCGCATGAACGCCATCCCCGGCATCTCGTGCGTGGCGCCGCGCGGCGCGTTCTACGCCATGCCGAAGGTCGAGTTGCCCGGGGGCAAGACCGACGTCGATTTCGTGCTCGGCCTGCTGCGCGCCAAGGGCATTCTCACCGTTTACGGCTCGGGCTTCGGCACAGCTCCCGGCGACGGCTTCTTCCGCATTGTCTTCCTCGCCTCTCCGAAAGAGCTCGGCGCGATCTATGACGATGTGGACGCGTTTACGCGGCAGTTCCTTGGCGCCTGA
- a CDS encoding VWA domain-containing protein — MRRFLLALAIVSQPVSGWAQGAAEKQATFRSGVDLVTVSATVRDNKGRLVTNLTRQDFEVIDRGEHRAINEFRSERAPLSLAILFDVSGSMDIAARTTAARFAAYHLLSSLDEGRDEAGLFAFDSRLHEVAPFTVDTRALKGALGEVDPFGATSLHDAISAAAERVAARPMARRAVVVLTDGIDTSSLMTPAQVSAKAAAIDVPVYIIAVVLPIDDPGSDRATPGSKRQAPASVGTIEDLARWTGGALHYSSTSASAHKAARAVIDELRHLYLIAFEPGASPGWHPLEIRTSQKDFVVRTRGGYVAGSRR, encoded by the coding sequence ATGCGGCGGTTCCTCCTCGCCCTCGCGATTGTGAGCCAACCGGTGTCCGGTTGGGCGCAGGGGGCCGCAGAGAAGCAGGCAACGTTCCGTTCGGGTGTTGACCTTGTCACGGTAAGCGCGACGGTGCGCGACAACAAAGGACGACTCGTGACCAACCTCACCAGGCAGGACTTTGAAGTGATCGACCGCGGCGAGCACCGTGCGATCAACGAGTTCCGCTCCGAACGGGCGCCGTTGAGCCTGGCCATTCTCTTCGACGTGAGCGGCAGCATGGATATTGCCGCCCGCACGACCGCAGCCAGATTTGCGGCCTATCACTTGTTGTCCTCGCTGGACGAAGGCCGCGACGAAGCCGGGCTGTTCGCGTTTGACAGCCGGCTACACGAGGTGGCCCCGTTTACGGTCGATACGCGTGCCCTTAAGGGTGCGCTGGGGGAGGTCGATCCATTCGGGGCCACTTCGTTACATGACGCCATTTCGGCGGCGGCGGAGCGGGTGGCAGCCCGCCCGATGGCCCGCCGCGCGGTGGTGGTGTTGACGGACGGCATTGATACCTCGAGCCTGATGACGCCGGCCCAGGTGTCGGCGAAGGCCGCGGCCATCGACGTGCCGGTCTACATCATCGCCGTGGTCTTGCCGATCGACGATCCGGGTTCCGATCGGGCCACGCCGGGCTCGAAGCGGCAGGCCCCCGCGTCGGTTGGCACGATTGAAGACCTCGCGCGCTGGACCGGCGGCGCGCTGCACTACAGCAGCACCTCGGCCTCGGCCCACAAGGCCGCGCGCGCGGTGATTGACGAATTGCGCCACCTGTATCTGATCGCATTCGAGCCGGGCGCATCACCGGGGTGGCACCCCTTGGAAATACGGACGTCGCAGAAGGACTTTGTGGTCAGGACCCGCGGCGGTTACGTCGCCGGGTCGAGGCGGTAG
- a CDS encoding OmpA family protein, translating into MRKSLFVIGVFTVALAVAPACATKKFVRTSVGEVNEKVGTMGKSLEETQERVRTAEGRITEVDAKAAAANASATKANAAAADAATAAGRAAEVGKTADARAAGLEAETRKLIFTTVLSEDRGEFKLGKAELPEDATAAIDNMVNALKADKKAVWVEIEGHTDNVGDAKYNEQLGLLRAEAVKRYLYEKHQVPLHKINVISYGEEKPVAPNTTRAGRAQNRRVVIKVLA; encoded by the coding sequence ATGCGTAAGTCTCTTTTCGTCATCGGTGTTTTCACGGTCGCATTGGCCGTCGCTCCGGCGTGCGCCACCAAGAAGTTCGTCCGCACGTCGGTTGGTGAAGTGAACGAGAAGGTCGGCACCATGGGCAAGTCGCTCGAGGAAACCCAGGAGCGCGTGCGCACGGCTGAAGGCCGCATCACCGAAGTGGACGCCAAGGCCGCCGCCGCCAACGCCTCGGCGACCAAGGCCAACGCCGCCGCGGCCGACGCCGCCACCGCCGCCGGCCGCGCCGCCGAAGTCGGCAAGACCGCCGACGCCCGCGCCGCCGGTCTTGAAGCCGAGACCCGCAAGCTGATCTTCACCACCGTGCTCAGCGAAGACCGCGGCGAGTTCAAGCTCGGCAAGGCCGAACTGCCGGAAGACGCCACCGCGGCGATCGACAACATGGTGAACGCGCTCAAGGCCGACAAGAAGGCCGTGTGGGTCGAGATTGAAGGCCACACCGACAACGTCGGCGACGCGAAGTACAACGAGCAGCTCGGCCTGCTGCGCGCCGAAGCCGTGAAGCGCTATCTCTACGAGAAGCACCAGGTGCCGCTGCACAAGATCAACGTGATCAGCTACGGCGAAGAGAAGCCGGTGGCCCCGAACACCACCCGCGCCGGCCGCGCGCAGAACCGCCGCGTCGTCATCAAGGTGCTCGCGTAA
- a CDS encoding glycosyltransferase family 2 protein: MKLSVVMPAYNEQATIRTIVARVLAVDLGPVEKELVIVDDGSKDGTRDILKELDGKDGVRVLFQPHNQGKGAAVWRGIRESTGDMVIIQDADLEYDPREYPQLIRPILDGEADVVYGSRFLGSPRGHRVLYFWHSVGNRLLTMLSNMFSDLNLTDMETCYKVMVRKVADRLDLQSKDFGIEPEITQKVSAMRARIYEVPISYNGRTYEEGKKIGLKDAFKAVYTILRFWGWQPK; encoded by the coding sequence ATGAAACTCAGCGTCGTGATGCCTGCCTACAACGAGCAGGCCACCATCCGCACCATCGTCGCGCGCGTGCTCGCCGTGGATCTCGGCCCCGTCGAGAAGGAACTCGTGATCGTGGACGATGGGTCGAAGGATGGGACGCGGGACATCCTCAAGGAACTGGATGGCAAGGACGGTGTCCGCGTCCTGTTCCAGCCTCATAACCAGGGCAAGGGCGCGGCGGTGTGGCGCGGCATCCGCGAGTCCACCGGCGACATGGTGATCATCCAGGACGCCGACCTCGAGTACGACCCGCGCGAGTACCCGCAGTTGATCCGCCCCATTCTCGACGGCGAAGCGGACGTGGTCTACGGTTCGCGCTTCCTCGGCTCACCGCGCGGCCATCGCGTGCTGTACTTCTGGCACTCGGTCGGCAATCGCCTGCTGACCATGCTCTCCAACATGTTCAGTGACCTGAACCTCACCGACATGGAGACCTGTTACAAGGTGATGGTGAGGAAGGTCGCGGATCGCCTCGACCTGCAGTCGAAGGATTTCGGCATCGAGCCGGAGATCACCCAGAAGGTGTCGGCGATGCGCGCGCGCATCTACGAGGTGCCCATCTCGTACAACGGCCGCACCTACGAAGAGGGGAAGAAGATCGGCTTGAAGGACGCCTTCAAGGCGGTTTACACCATCCTCCGCTTCTGGGGCTGGCAACCCAAGTAA
- a CDS encoding CHRD domain-containing protein — MQRALTLAMAGVFVLLISAQAQAQTYNFTAALHGGNELPAVSTGSAGTATISLNATTGVLTYRIDVYNMPVGTTAGHFHVGAPGAAGPTVINFTVSTGISNDFAITGTASSAELTLRAAQGIGSWDDFQQALLLGNIYVNVHSTNNPGGEIRGQVTRVP, encoded by the coding sequence ATGCAACGTGCACTGACTCTGGCAATGGCGGGCGTGTTTGTCCTGCTGATTTCGGCGCAGGCGCAGGCCCAGACCTACAACTTCACGGCGGCGCTGCACGGGGGGAACGAGCTGCCGGCGGTCAGCACCGGTTCGGCCGGGACGGCCACGATCTCGCTGAACGCGACGACCGGTGTCCTCACCTACCGGATTGACGTCTACAACATGCCGGTGGGCACCACCGCCGGGCACTTCCACGTCGGCGCGCCGGGCGCCGCCGGGCCGACCGTGATCAACTTCACCGTCTCAACCGGCATCTCCAACGATTTCGCCATCACCGGCACCGCCTCGTCCGCCGAGCTGACCCTGCGGGCGGCGCAGGGCATTGGCTCGTGGGATGACTTCCAGCAGGCGCTCCTGCTCGGCAACATCTACGTCAACGTGCACAGCACCAACAACCCCGGCGGCGAGATCCGCGGCCAGGTCACGCGCGTTCCGTAG
- a CDS encoding SDR family oxidoreductase encodes MELNGKVALITGGKRIGAVVATTLAKAGADVAMVYNQSRAEADATVAAVREIGRKAVSVQADVSSELDCVQAVEATVSQLGRLDILINMASLYGSKPFDQLSAADWDRQMSVDLRATFLFSRAAAIVMKRVGGGRIINFTDWVVASGRPRYPGFLPYYVAKAGVKALTEGLALELAADQILVNAIAPGPILAPPDMPAKESASVVRNTPLGRWGGEAEIAKAVMFLVASDFVTGETIRVDGGRHVK; translated from the coding sequence ATGGAGCTCAACGGCAAGGTCGCCCTCATTACCGGCGGCAAACGTATTGGCGCGGTCGTCGCCACCACGCTGGCCAAGGCAGGTGCGGACGTGGCGATGGTCTACAACCAGTCGCGCGCGGAGGCCGACGCCACGGTTGCGGCGGTGCGCGAGATCGGCCGCAAGGCCGTGTCGGTGCAGGCCGACGTCTCGAGCGAGCTCGACTGTGTCCAGGCCGTGGAAGCGACCGTGTCGCAGCTCGGACGGCTCGACATCCTGATCAACATGGCGTCGCTGTATGGCTCGAAGCCGTTCGACCAGCTCTCCGCCGCTGACTGGGACCGCCAGATGTCGGTGGACCTGCGGGCGACCTTCCTGTTTTCGCGCGCCGCGGCCATCGTCATGAAGCGCGTGGGCGGCGGTCGCATCATCAACTTCACCGACTGGGTGGTGGCGAGCGGCCGGCCGCGCTACCCGGGGTTTCTGCCCTACTATGTGGCCAAGGCGGGCGTGAAAGCGCTGACCGAAGGGCTGGCCCTCGAACTGGCGGCCGATCAGATCCTGGTGAACGCGATTGCGCCCGGCCCCATCCTGGCGCCGCCCGACATGCCGGCGAAAGAGAGCGCGTCGGTGGTGCGGAACACGCCGCTGGGCCGCTGGGGCGGCGAAGCCGAGATCGCCAAGGCCGTGATGTTCCTCGTGGCGTCTGACTTCGTGACCGGTGAGACGATTCGCGTCGATGGTGGGAGACACGTCAAATGA
- a CDS encoding DinB family protein, with translation MTAWDPSFRNALADRVKRLSADTTPAWGKMSASGMLAHVNDSYRMALGELTVKSKNLPIRFTPLKQFIIYVMPFPKGTPTAPELIARCDGAVLADEQKGYTELLARLAAVTPQTRLQPHPAFGPLTHRAYGVLIARHTDHHFRQFGL, from the coding sequence ATGACAGCTTGGGATCCGTCGTTCCGCAACGCACTCGCCGATCGCGTCAAGCGGTTGAGTGCCGATACCACACCGGCGTGGGGCAAGATGAGCGCGAGCGGCATGCTGGCGCACGTCAACGACAGCTATCGCATGGCGCTCGGTGAGCTGACGGTGAAATCGAAGAACCTGCCGATCCGGTTCACGCCGCTGAAGCAGTTCATCATCTACGTGATGCCGTTCCCCAAGGGCACGCCGACGGCGCCGGAGTTGATCGCGCGGTGCGACGGCGCGGTGCTCGCCGACGAGCAGAAGGGCTACACCGAGCTGCTGGCGCGGCTGGCTGCGGTCACCCCGCAGACGCGACTGCAGCCGCATCCGGCGTTCGGCCCACTGACCCACCGCGCCTACGGCGTGCTAATCGCGCGGCACACCGATCATCACTTCAGGCAGTTCGGGCTATAG
- a CDS encoding pyridoxal phosphate-dependent aminotransferase, whose product MGKFYDSVPVSAIVRIRDMMYSVKDPFRLDQGDVSFDAPDTFKAAVAQAMKDNRTHYLPTAGIPQLRKAVAEKMRTKNGIPVESDEQVMITNGGTHGLYAVMHALLEPGDEMIVPGPEWPPTMAICQAAQGVPVQVPLREELGWRWNIDEVEKAITPKTRVLYLNSPNNPTGGILTRADIERLAAIARERNLWVISDEAYEDLLFTGEHVSIASLPGMYERTIPVCTMSKSYAITGVRVGYFAIRDKALLARALKIVLYTTSNVCSIAQYGAVGALEGSQDCIAEFRTELKARRDLFYKGLAEAAPGVFSGTPPDGAFYAFVKINADWARDAGITGDSLSWAMAEYLIKHGRIGCVPGVDFSAACEGYMRFCTGRSREELTGALASMKEAFSAIARTA is encoded by the coding sequence ATGGGTAAGTTTTACGATTCCGTTCCGGTCTCCGCTATCGTCCGCATCCGCGACATGATGTACTCCGTCAAGGATCCGTTCCGCCTCGATCAGGGCGACGTCTCGTTCGACGCGCCCGACACGTTCAAGGCGGCCGTCGCCCAGGCGATGAAGGACAACCGCACTCATTACCTGCCCACGGCCGGCATTCCGCAACTGCGGAAGGCGGTGGCCGAGAAGATGCGCACCAAGAACGGCATCCCCGTCGAATCCGATGAACAGGTGATGATCACCAACGGTGGCACCCACGGCTTGTACGCCGTGATGCACGCGCTGCTCGAGCCGGGCGACGAGATGATCGTGCCCGGCCCCGAATGGCCGCCGACCATGGCCATTTGCCAGGCGGCGCAGGGCGTGCCGGTGCAGGTGCCGCTGCGCGAGGAGCTCGGCTGGCGTTGGAACATCGACGAGGTCGAAAAAGCCATCACGCCGAAGACCCGCGTGCTGTACCTGAACTCGCCGAACAACCCGACCGGCGGCATCCTTACCCGCGCCGACATCGAACGGCTGGCGGCGATTGCGCGCGAGCGTAACTTGTGGGTGATCTCGGACGAGGCGTACGAAGACCTGCTCTTCACCGGCGAACACGTCAGCATCGCGTCGCTGCCGGGGATGTACGAGCGCACCATCCCGGTCTGCACCATGAGCAAGTCGTACGCGATCACCGGCGTGCGGGTCGGCTATTTCGCGATCCGCGACAAGGCGCTGCTCGCCCGCGCGCTCAAGATCGTGCTCTACACGACCAGCAACGTCTGCTCGATCGCGCAGTACGGCGCCGTCGGCGCGCTCGAGGGTTCGCAGGACTGCATCGCTGAATTCCGCACCGAGCTGAAGGCCCGCCGCGACCTGTTCTACAAGGGCCTGGCCGAAGCGGCACCCGGCGTGTTCTCCGGCACGCCGCCCGATGGCGCGTTCTACGCGTTCGTGAAAATCAATGCCGACTGGGCCAGGGACGCCGGCATCACCGGCGACTCGTTGTCGTGGGCCATGGCTGAGTACCTGATCAAGCACGGCCGCATTGGCTGCGTGCCCGGCGTTGACTTCAGCGCCGCCTGCGAGGGCTACATGCGCTTCTGCACCGGCCGCAGCCGCGAAGAGCTCACCGGCGCCCTGGCGTCGATGAAGGAGGCCTTCTCCGCTATAGCCCGAACTGCCTGA
- a CDS encoding prolyl oligopeptidase family serine peptidase yields MAEIWDRRGALVKVIADLPLADDVPRNGVLTGPRSWRWHPTLPATVAWAEALDGGDPKATVPQRDKVMTWAAPFALNPVEMTRTEYRFQNITWTTAGAAWINEGNRDTRAVRTSVIDTPGGPLRKLWERSSEDAYANAGAPIRQPRSSGVDSLFQSGDTVYLTGVGSSPRGDHPFLDKVNIKTGAKERIFQTEDGGYETVLGLLSDDGAKFITRYETRNEPPNFFVRGRESNSRRPISNYADPAPPLKGVKSEMVTYTRPDGVQMRATIHTPPGWTPAQGRLPALLWAYPQEFADPKMASQVTGSPDRFTTPGWGTLHMLFLTQGFAVIDDPKMPIVGAGETANDTYIEQLVASARAAVDKAAAMGIVDPDRVVAGGHSYGAFMTANLLAHSDIFRAGIARSGAYNRTLTPFGFQNEERTFWEVPQLYARMSPFNHADKIKEPILLMHGEADDNAGTYPIQSERFYRALKGHGATVRYVTLPYEAHGYVARESVLHTVAEMLNWANEWGKAAKPRTTTSSPQ; encoded by the coding sequence ATGGCTGAAATTTGGGATCGCCGGGGCGCGCTCGTGAAGGTGATCGCCGACCTGCCGCTCGCGGATGACGTGCCGCGCAACGGCGTGCTGACGGGCCCGCGCAGCTGGCGCTGGCACCCGACGCTGCCGGCAACGGTGGCGTGGGCCGAGGCGCTCGACGGCGGCGACCCGAAAGCCACGGTGCCGCAGCGCGACAAGGTGATGACGTGGGCGGCGCCGTTCGCCCTCAACCCGGTGGAGATGACCCGCACCGAATACCGCTTCCAGAACATCACCTGGACCACCGCCGGCGCCGCCTGGATCAACGAGGGCAACCGCGACACGCGCGCCGTGCGCACCTCGGTGATCGACACGCCCGGCGGGCCGCTGCGCAAGCTGTGGGAACGCAGCTCCGAAGATGCCTATGCCAACGCCGGCGCGCCGATTCGCCAGCCGCGATCGTCCGGCGTGGACTCGTTGTTCCAGTCCGGCGACACGGTTTACCTCACCGGCGTCGGCTCGTCGCCGCGAGGCGATCATCCCTTCCTCGACAAGGTCAACATCAAGACCGGCGCCAAGGAACGGATCTTCCAGACCGAAGACGGCGGCTACGAGACGGTGCTCGGGCTGCTGTCGGACGATGGGGCGAAGTTCATCACGCGCTACGAGACGCGGAACGAGCCGCCCAACTTCTTCGTGCGCGGGCGCGAGTCGAATTCCCGCCGGCCGATCTCGAACTACGCCGACCCGGCGCCGCCGCTCAAGGGCGTCAAGTCCGAGATGGTCACCTACACGCGCCCCGACGGCGTGCAGATGCGCGCCACCATTCACACGCCGCCGGGCTGGACGCCCGCGCAGGGCCGCCTGCCGGCGTTGCTGTGGGCGTATCCGCAGGAGTTCGCGGATCCGAAGATGGCCAGCCAGGTGACCGGCTCGCCGGACCGCTTCACCACGCCCGGCTGGGGCACGCTGCACATGCTGTTCCTGACGCAGGGCTTCGCGGTGATCGACGACCCGAAGATGCCGATTGTCGGCGCCGGCGAGACCGCCAACGACACCTACATCGAGCAGCTCGTCGCCAGCGCCCGCGCCGCCGTCGACAAGGCCGCCGCCATGGGCATTGTCGATCCGGATCGGGTGGTCGCCGGCGGGCACAGCTACGGCGCCTTCATGACGGCGAACCTGCTGGCGCACTCCGACATCTTCCGCGCCGGCATCGCCCGCAGCGGCGCCTACAACCGCACGCTGACGCCGTTCGGCTTCCAGAACGAGGAGCGCACGTTCTGGGAAGTGCCGCAGCTCTACGCGCGGATGTCGCCGTTCAACCACGCCGACAAGATCAAGGAGCCGATCCTCCTGATGCACGGCGAAGCCGACGACAACGCCGGCACGTATCCGATCCAGTCGGAGCGCTTCTACCGCGCGCTCAAGGGCCACGGCGCGACGGTGCGCTACGTCACGCTGCCGTACGAGGCGCACGGCTACGTGGCGCGCGAATCGGTGCTGCACACGGTGGCGGAGATGCTGAACTGGGCGAACGAGTGGGGCAAGGCCGCCAAGCCGCGCACCACCACGTCGTCGCCGCAGTAG
- a CDS encoding aminoacetone oxidase family FAD-binding enzyme, whose translation MAVIGGGAAGLVAAAFAAANGADVVLIERTADGGRKILISGGGRCNVLPSVLAPERFVTDSPAHLLRGMLRSWPLREQRAFFEGDLGIPLALEAGSGKLFPRSNRARDIRDGLVAFARKRGVRMQFDTTVTDLKVSPGGFTIATSAGDLQASRVVVATGGLSVPTTGSDGTGLRVAEALGHRMIDTYPALTPLVGSPASGHAALSGVSLDVRLRAKLGTRAVETSGGFLFTHRGYSGPSVLDISHVVTRASRSASSASSAALVESSADKSAAIRAQWSALDSASWEREFDAPSALISALLARHLPSRLGERLMIEAGIPPERRSSGLRRTERLSLIARLTSYELPVTGDEGYKKAEVTGGGVALDEVEPRTLESRRCPGLYFCGEVLDAFGPIGGHNFAWAWATGRAAGRAAGEVEPLLEDKR comes from the coding sequence GTGGCCGTCATCGGCGGCGGCGCGGCCGGCCTGGTCGCGGCGGCGTTTGCGGCGGCGAACGGCGCCGACGTCGTGCTGATCGAACGCACCGCTGACGGCGGGCGCAAGATCCTGATCAGCGGCGGCGGGCGCTGCAACGTGCTGCCGTCGGTGCTGGCCCCCGAGCGCTTCGTCACCGACTCGCCCGCGCATCTGCTGCGCGGCATGCTGCGCTCGTGGCCGCTGCGCGAGCAGCGCGCGTTCTTCGAGGGTGACCTCGGCATTCCCCTCGCGTTGGAGGCCGGGTCCGGCAAGCTATTCCCCAGGTCCAACCGCGCCCGCGACATCCGCGACGGCCTGGTCGCGTTCGCGCGCAAGCGCGGCGTGCGGATGCAGTTCGACACCACCGTCACGGACCTCAAGGTCTCGCCAGGGGGATTCACGATCGCGACCTCCGCCGGGGACCTGCAAGCCTCACGCGTGGTGGTGGCGACCGGCGGGCTCTCGGTGCCCACCACCGGCAGCGACGGCACGGGCCTGCGCGTGGCCGAAGCGCTGGGCCACCGGATGATCGACACCTACCCCGCACTCACGCCGCTCGTCGGCTCGCCTGCCTCCGGACATGCGGCGCTGTCGGGCGTGTCCCTGGACGTGCGCCTGCGCGCCAAACTGGGGACGCGCGCGGTTGAAACCTCGGGCGGCTTTCTTTTCACGCATCGCGGTTACAGTGGGCCCAGCGTGCTGGACATCTCGCACGTCGTGACGCGCGCATCTAGATCTGCGTCATCTGCGTCATCTGCGGCCCTGGTTGAATCCTCGGCGGACAAGTCTGCGGCGATCAGGGCACAGTGGTCGGCACTGGATTCGGCGTCGTGGGAGCGCGAATTCGACGCGCCCTCCGCGCTGATCTCGGCATTGCTCGCGCGTCACCTGCCCTCGCGCCTCGGTGAACGCCTGATGATCGAGGCCGGCATTCCGCCTGAACGGCGGAGCAGCGGCCTGCGCCGCACCGAACGGCTGTCGCTCATCGCCCGCCTGACCTCGTACGAACTGCCGGTGACCGGCGACGAAGGCTACAAGAAGGCGGAAGTCACCGGGGGCGGCGTGGCGCTGGACGAGGTGGAGCCGCGCACGCTCGAAAGCCGCCGCTGCCCGGGCCTCTACTTCTGCGGCGAAGTGCTGGACGCATTCGGCCCGATCGGCGGGCACAACTTTGCCTGGGCGTGGGCCACCGGCCGCGCCGCCGGGCGCGCCGCCGGCGAGGTCGAACCTCTGCTGGAGGACAAGCGGTAG
- a CDS encoding DinB family protein, translated as MTHTITLDELLGWTAEERAQWLPWFKASPAALDLTMQPGGRFPTVGSLVDHIFLVEVRHTLRLQGQELPTQSGVAAGDIDGLWDYAARGRDALHRYLPTLTAEDAVTPRDVAVQSGTYPMTPRKLLFHMALHEVRHWAQVAAIVRLAGIAPPGDHDLFYSRALL; from the coding sequence ATGACGCACACAATCACGCTCGACGAACTGCTCGGTTGGACCGCGGAAGAGCGCGCGCAGTGGCTGCCGTGGTTCAAGGCGAGCCCGGCCGCGCTCGACCTGACCATGCAGCCCGGCGGCCGGTTCCCGACGGTCGGCTCGCTCGTGGACCACATTTTTCTCGTCGAGGTCCGCCACACGCTGCGCCTCCAGGGTCAGGAACTGCCGACCCAGAGCGGGGTCGCCGCCGGCGACATCGACGGGTTGTGGGACTACGCCGCCCGCGGCCGTGACGCGCTGCACCGTTACCTGCCGACGCTGACCGCGGAAGATGCCGTCACGCCGCGTGACGTGGCGGTGCAGTCCGGCACCTATCCGATGACCCCGCGCAAGCTCCTGTTCCACATGGCCCTCCACGAGGTGCGCCATTGGGCGCAGGTCGCCGCGATCGTGCGCTTGGCCGGAATCGCCCCTCCCGGCGACCACGATCTGTTCTACTCGCGGGCGCTTCTCTAG